Within Dendrosporobacter quercicolus, the genomic segment TCGACCTCCCGCCTGATGTCGGCCAGCGACAGACGACGGCGCAACTGTTCGTTATTGTCGGTGCGGTAACCGCAATACGCACAGTTGTTAATACAGTGACTGGAGATGTACAGCGGGGCAAACAGGACGATGCGGGCGCCATAGATGGCTTGCTTTACCTGCGCAGCGGCCGTAAATAATTCGGTCAGCAGGGCTGTATCGGTTACTTTTAGCAAAACGGCGACCTCTGCCGCCGACAACCCGTGGTAATCCTTGGCTTTGGCAATTATGGCGCGCACATAACCGGAATCCCCGGCTTTGGTTTGGGCGGCGGTTAATAGTGTTTCAATGAGGCCATCGTTAATAAAATCGTCGGATGTACGTTCAGCGTTGTTCATCATTGGTCTGGTTCCCCCTATTGAGATTTTTGCTGGTGAGGGCTGATTTTACAGTGACGCCCGGGAGATTGCCCAGCTTACCGGTCAGAGCGCCGACCTGATCGGTACTGCCTTCAATGATCAGAGCAATCATACCAACCTGTTCTTCCGGTTTAGGGATACCCATCCGGCCGATGACCAATTGACTATAGCTGCTGATGATTCTATTCACGTTACCCGAATTTTGTTTGG encodes:
- a CDS encoding TM1266 family iron-only hydrogenase system putative regulator, producing MSKRIGVVGIIIDNPKQNSGNVNRIISSYSQLVIGRMGIPKPEEQVGMIALIIEGSTDQVGALTGKLGNLPGVTVKSALTSKNLNRGNQTNDEQR